A region of Paenibacillus sp. 37 DNA encodes the following proteins:
- a CDS encoding molybdopterin cofactor-binding domain-containing protein translates to MLLNRKQSGKRWHLRPDGAPKVTGQLQYLTDMTLPDMIHGRVLRSEYPYARILSIDTSEAEALEGVYAVLTSKDVPGLNRFGIATPDQPVFCEDIVRYVGDAIVAVAADSPERAALALDAIRVEYEEFTPLNSTDAALAPGAPELHEHGPGNVLHRTEIKRGDAEQAFATCDHIVTETYYTPRQMHAYMETEGGLFVPDEEGRLNVFAATQHGYKDRMQLARIIGCPEEDIRVVSSPIGGSFGGKDELNVQPYGALLALRCGRPVKMHNSRKESVRAGLKRHPMKIEMQTGMSREGIIQAHRVRITADTGAYATLGAPVLNFCTEHCLGPYAIPNVDVEGVSVYTNNGLSGEFRGFGGNQAIFAMEGQMDRLAAIMNMDPWEFRRRNMREKNDPGPLNQRILVTDGLSQVWEALDRSELWQKHQSSPADPTLPPWIKRGVGAAIAMHGAGLGYGIPDPAGGRLSLNNEGKIEVAFSYEEFGQGLVATLEIMLCDLFQCSTSDLSIIIGDTDRVPHSGSSTASRSTTMAWMALQRLQIPFRSRVLDVASEMSGVPADELVTGPGGIWRKGQLPAETSEVETDVQGTGKSEKEVTLALEGVKQTSAIGNESDQTAESYLGLSQHLVKESVSSGFVVSYAELATQGEADEWIFDTKFDYPTTPDNVVGGHYLYTYAAVAAEVEVNTLTGETKLLDTRHVVAAGPVINPMGYIGQIEGGSVMALGFTLTEDAVMQDSRYVTTNLDTYMIPTIQDIHTNLEVEAIEDLPEGDAFGPRGIGEIGSVALAPAITAAIHQATGVWVNRLPVPREQLVRPLNVPLQEGVSPS, encoded by the coding sequence ATGCTGCTGAATCGGAAACAGAGCGGGAAACGCTGGCACCTGCGGCCAGATGGGGCACCCAAAGTAACAGGTCAGCTTCAATATCTGACGGATATGACGCTACCTGACATGATTCATGGCAGAGTATTGCGAAGCGAATATCCGTATGCTCGCATATTGTCTATAGATACTTCGGAAGCTGAGGCGTTGGAAGGTGTCTATGCGGTTCTGACCTCCAAAGATGTACCTGGTCTGAATCGTTTTGGCATAGCAACCCCGGATCAGCCCGTGTTCTGCGAGGATATTGTCCGTTATGTTGGGGATGCCATTGTAGCGGTTGCTGCGGATTCCCCGGAACGTGCGGCACTTGCGCTGGATGCGATTCGCGTAGAGTATGAGGAATTCACTCCGCTGAATAGCACAGACGCTGCATTGGCTCCCGGCGCACCAGAGCTGCATGAGCATGGTCCAGGTAATGTGCTGCATCGGACGGAGATCAAACGTGGAGACGCCGAGCAAGCTTTTGCCACGTGTGATCATATCGTGACAGAGACGTATTATACGCCTCGCCAGATGCATGCGTACATGGAGACAGAAGGTGGCCTGTTTGTCCCGGATGAAGAGGGTAGGCTGAATGTATTTGCGGCAACGCAACACGGTTATAAGGATCGGATGCAGCTTGCGCGCATTATTGGCTGTCCTGAAGAAGATATTCGCGTGGTGTCTTCACCGATTGGTGGTTCATTTGGCGGAAAAGATGAACTCAACGTACAGCCTTATGGTGCACTGCTGGCCTTGAGATGCGGACGTCCTGTGAAAATGCATAATTCACGTAAAGAATCCGTGCGTGCAGGGCTGAAACGGCACCCAATGAAGATTGAAATGCAGACCGGTATGAGTCGAGAAGGTATCATACAAGCGCATCGTGTCCGTATTACAGCAGATACGGGAGCGTATGCCACCCTGGGTGCACCCGTGCTGAACTTCTGTACCGAACATTGCCTTGGACCATACGCCATTCCGAATGTGGATGTGGAAGGTGTGTCTGTGTATACGAATAATGGATTGTCGGGTGAGTTTCGCGGATTTGGTGGGAACCAGGCGATTTTTGCCATGGAAGGCCAGATGGATCGGCTTGCAGCAATCATGAACATGGACCCTTGGGAGTTCCGCAGGCGTAATATGAGGGAAAAAAATGATCCTGGACCGCTGAATCAACGCATTCTGGTCACGGATGGACTGTCCCAAGTATGGGAGGCATTGGATCGCTCCGAACTGTGGCAAAAACATCAGAGTTCCCCCGCAGATCCTACTCTGCCGCCGTGGATCAAACGAGGTGTCGGAGCGGCCATCGCCATGCACGGTGCAGGGCTGGGTTATGGCATTCCAGATCCTGCAGGAGGCCGTCTGTCCCTGAATAACGAAGGCAAGATTGAGGTGGCGTTCAGCTACGAGGAATTTGGTCAGGGGCTCGTTGCAACGCTGGAAATTATGTTATGTGATCTATTCCAATGCAGTACATCGGATCTCAGTATCATCATTGGAGATACGGATCGTGTGCCACACAGCGGATCAAGCACAGCTTCACGTTCAACAACGATGGCATGGATGGCTCTTCAACGCTTGCAGATTCCATTTCGTTCCCGTGTTCTCGATGTCGCGTCTGAAATGTCCGGCGTTCCGGCAGATGAACTGGTGACAGGGCCTGGGGGAATATGGCGCAAAGGCCAGCTTCCTGCCGAAACTTCAGAAGTAGAAACAGATGTGCAAGGGACAGGAAAGAGTGAGAAGGAAGTAACATTGGCCCTGGAAGGCGTAAAACAAACGTCTGCTATAGGGAATGAAAGTGATCAAACTGCTGAAAGTTATTTAGGTTTATCTCAACACCTGGTGAAAGAGAGTGTCTCATCAGGCTTTGTGGTTTCGTATGCTGAACTCGCAACGCAGGGCGAAGCCGATGAATGGATTTTCGATACAAAGTTTGATTACCCAACTACGCCAGACAACGTGGTAGGCGGGCATTATTTGTATACGTATGCAGCGGTTGCGGCAGAGGTGGAAGTAAATACATTGACCGGAGAAACCAAGCTGCTGGATACGCGCCATGTTGTTGCGGCAGGTCCAGTTATCAACCCTATGGGCTATATCGGACAGATTGAAGGCGGCAGTGTCATGGCGCTGGGATTCACGTTGACCGAGGATGCGGTCATGCAGGACAGCCGTTATGTAACCACTAATCTTGACACGTATATGATCCCAACCATTCAGGATATTCATACCAATCTGGAGGTTGAAGCTATTGAAGACTTACCCGAAGGTGA
- a CDS encoding FAD binding domain-containing protein: MVTPAYGSGALPSVWQPENLQELQTLRSRLKGICCFTAGGTLLRTQWEGGLIPAPEHMISLARVPEMRGISNRGDEIVIGAMTRLKECASQGLLYQLPILQEAVNGIAAPSIRNVATIGGNIVSGVGDTLTALLVYDAELHWLTDSGIEIRSVSSWLQGGPDGRRNPGDVLISIHIPMRPSSLLDVDSGHKPAAREVSFYRKLGRRETFSASLVTVALYGEIDSDHRWTKIAIAAGGGSGMAMRLLESEQQLLNSEASVMQAATLTTAVTDEFTTYGDAFATEHYRKQTAGNLLGAGLWEALHV; encoded by the coding sequence ATGGTAACACCGGCATACGGTTCTGGAGCATTGCCATCGGTATGGCAGCCTGAGAACCTGCAAGAACTCCAAACGTTAAGAAGTAGACTCAAGGGGATATGTTGTTTCACGGCAGGCGGAACATTGCTGCGAACCCAGTGGGAAGGAGGCTTGATTCCTGCACCTGAACACATGATAAGCCTGGCTCGTGTTCCTGAAATGAGAGGGATATCTAATCGTGGAGATGAGATCGTCATTGGCGCAATGACCCGATTAAAGGAATGTGCTTCACAAGGGTTGCTGTATCAACTGCCGATCCTGCAAGAAGCGGTGAATGGAATTGCTGCCCCTTCCATTCGTAATGTGGCAACCATTGGCGGGAATATTGTGTCCGGAGTAGGGGATACACTGACTGCTTTGCTTGTATATGATGCGGAGCTGCACTGGTTGACGGATAGCGGAATTGAAATCCGCAGTGTGTCTTCCTGGCTTCAGGGTGGACCGGATGGCAGGCGTAACCCAGGGGACGTATTAATCTCGATTCATATCCCGATGAGACCGTCCTCTCTGCTTGATGTGGACAGTGGGCACAAGCCTGCTGCACGAGAAGTTTCCTTTTACCGCAAGTTGGGTCGACGGGAGACGTTCAGTGCATCGCTGGTGACGGTTGCGTTATACGGTGAAATTGATTCGGATCATCGCTGGACTAAGATTGCGATTGCTGCAGGCGGGGGCTCAGGCATGGCAATGAGACTTCTGGAGTCAGAACAACAGCTTCTTAACAGCGAAGCTTCTGTCATGCAAGCGGCGACTCTTACAACAGCTGTGACTGACGAATTTACGACTTATGGCGATGCATTTGCAACGGAACATTATCGTAAACAGACCGCAGGCAACCTGCTGGGCGCCGGGCTATGGGAGGCACTTCACGTATAG
- a CDS encoding NTP transferase domain-containing protein, with protein sequence MTGIVLAAGKSCRLGRDKLSVVMPDGRSLAAWSLEAALNSELDQVVCVVKPEDSLAWLPVKWIDSATYAYHPTARLRIVVCADYACGMANSLHSGVLSAMEYKPEGILMLLGDQPLLKAKDINRVTTALATHKLCDYVAATDGEGGKPPVAFRSHMFGPLLSLHGDEGARKIMRSANYSGVHVPLSETSFWDADTEPELERILNHVYESGQADYITGED encoded by the coding sequence ATGACGGGCATAGTTCTGGCAGCAGGTAAGAGTTGTCGCCTTGGTCGGGATAAACTCTCGGTTGTCATGCCAGACGGGAGGTCACTGGCTGCATGGTCACTGGAAGCTGCGCTGAATTCGGAGCTGGATCAAGTGGTCTGTGTGGTCAAACCGGAAGATTCGTTGGCATGGCTGCCTGTAAAATGGATTGATTCTGCCACTTATGCCTATCATCCCACAGCGAGACTTCGAATTGTTGTCTGTGCAGACTATGCCTGCGGCATGGCGAATTCTCTTCATTCTGGCGTGTTGTCGGCCATGGAGTACAAACCGGAGGGCATTCTCATGTTGCTGGGTGATCAGCCTCTATTAAAAGCGAAGGATATTAATCGGGTGACTACAGCACTGGCGACTCACAAATTGTGTGACTATGTGGCAGCTACCGACGGTGAGGGTGGCAAGCCGCCCGTTGCTTTTCGCTCCCATATGTTCGGTCCTCTGTTGTCTCTGCATGGAGATGAGGGGGCACGCAAGATTATGCGCAGCGCTAATTATTCAGGAGTACATGTACCACTGTCTGAGACGAGTTTCTGGGACGCGGATACAGAACCGGAATTGGAACGCATTTTGAATCATGTATATGAATCGGGGCAGGCAGACTATATAACAGGAGAAGATTAA
- a CDS encoding XdhC family protein — protein sequence MEMHDLCTIAAREMRCVLATAIKVEGHAYRKQGVSMLLTEEGQMYGSISPGCLESDLQARVSHVLDTNQMEFAEYDMRPEDDLSWGETIGCGGLVVVLLEPVCGELRSTLQKMHECLQSGAATALTRTFQDDYTRVQYGWKRIEPTEKGHQPVLRPSLVPPHDRVAYYNLTSLQVDVQHSSGNIKHEHTALTQHSRDIPRLTLVPERVPATSNGSHSTTPSGDSQHISEADIPTNDAISTNPWDLPQQLTSQYTPKPRLIIIGAGNDVIPVARLARSAGFRVVVADWRESLCTSERFPETELVLGFPCEIMPLLKVTKGDYLILMSHNFPRERELLEMLVDCEYAYLGIMGSKTRTARLLDGLPPLKYVHSPVGLSIGADGPEQIAISIAAELIACKHKVSSLSSEVGQKGSVAHANDGHSSGSR from the coding sequence ATGGAAATGCATGATCTGTGTACAATCGCAGCCCGTGAAATGCGCTGTGTGCTCGCAACAGCGATCAAGGTAGAGGGTCATGCTTACCGTAAGCAGGGAGTCTCTATGCTGTTGACCGAGGAGGGCCAAATGTATGGCAGTATCAGTCCGGGATGCCTGGAGAGTGATCTTCAGGCCCGGGTGAGCCATGTGCTGGATACAAACCAGATGGAATTCGCGGAGTACGACATGCGTCCCGAGGATGATCTGTCCTGGGGGGAGACGATTGGCTGCGGCGGACTCGTTGTTGTGTTGCTTGAACCAGTGTGTGGTGAACTCCGATCTACGTTGCAGAAGATGCATGAGTGTTTGCAATCCGGCGCTGCAACAGCGTTAACCCGAACGTTCCAAGATGATTACACAAGGGTTCAATATGGATGGAAACGGATTGAGCCTACGGAAAAAGGGCACCAGCCAGTCTTGCGTCCTTCGCTCGTCCCCCCTCATGATCGTGTGGCATATTATAATCTAACTTCATTGCAGGTTGATGTACAACACAGCAGTGGGAATATCAAGCATGAACATACGGCATTAACACAACATTCTCGCGATATACCTCGCCTTACGCTTGTGCCTGAAAGGGTACCTGCTACGTCAAACGGATCTCACTCTACCACTCCGTCCGGTGATTCACAACATATCTCTGAGGCTGATATACCGACTAACGATGCGATTTCAACGAATCCCTGGGATCTCCCGCAGCAACTTACTTCACAGTACACACCCAAACCTCGCCTGATTATCATCGGAGCCGGAAATGATGTTATTCCTGTTGCCAGACTCGCCCGGTCCGCAGGATTCCGTGTAGTGGTAGCCGATTGGCGAGAGTCCTTATGCACTTCGGAACGATTCCCTGAAACCGAACTCGTACTGGGTTTCCCATGTGAGATCATGCCTCTGTTAAAGGTAACCAAAGGGGATTATTTGATATTGATGAGTCACAATTTCCCCCGCGAACGTGAACTGTTGGAGATGTTAGTGGACTGTGAGTATGCGTATCTTGGGATCATGGGTTCCAAAACACGAACAGCCCGTCTGCTGGATGGTTTACCACCGTTGAAATATGTACATTCTCCCGTTGGTTTGAGCATCGGGGCGGACGGTCCCGAACAGATCGCCATCAGCATTGCAGCGGAATTGATCGCATGTAAACATAAGGTTTCTTCCTTGAGTTCCGAGGTGGGGCAGAAGGGAAGCGTTGCACATGCGAATGACGGGCATAGTTCTGGCAGCAGGTAA
- a CDS encoding 5'-deoxyadenosine deaminase: MGTILLKGAQLVTMNAEEEVFIGDLLIEDNKIKEIATHIDVQADQVIDARGKVLLPGFIQTHIHLCQTLFRGRADDLELMDWLRQRIWPLEAAHDEESVYYSAMLGLGELISSGTTTILDMETVHHTDSAFQAMAQSGIRVISGKVMMDHGDEVPEPLRENTATSLQQSVDLLEKWNGFGGGRIQYAFCPRFVVSCTEELLIEVRDLSNKYHVKVHTHASENRGEIELVEHERGMRNIVYLDHIGLATPRLVLAHCVWLSEEEKEIIRKRGVKVTHCPGSNMKLSSGVADIPDLLNRQIAVGIGADGAACNNNLDMFQEMRLTALMQKIPHGPTVMDARTVLRMATMGGAEVLGLSKEIGSLEVGKKADMLLLDLDDFHTYPSYETDVYSRVVYSATRSCVDTVIIDGSIVLKNRKIQTIDRGIVLRESDKSIARLMKRI, from the coding sequence ATGGGAACAATCCTGCTGAAAGGCGCACAGCTTGTGACGATGAATGCAGAAGAAGAAGTGTTCATTGGAGATCTGTTGATCGAGGATAACAAAATCAAGGAGATTGCAACGCATATCGATGTTCAGGCTGACCAGGTCATTGATGCTCGCGGCAAAGTGCTGCTACCGGGCTTCATCCAGACGCATATTCATCTGTGTCAAACCTTGTTCCGTGGACGTGCAGACGATCTGGAACTGATGGATTGGCTCCGTCAACGGATCTGGCCGCTGGAAGCAGCGCATGATGAGGAGTCCGTGTATTATTCAGCAATGCTCGGACTTGGCGAATTGATCTCCAGCGGAACCACGACGATTCTGGATATGGAGACGGTACATCACACGGACTCGGCGTTTCAGGCGATGGCACAGAGCGGCATCCGGGTCATCTCCGGCAAGGTGATGATGGATCATGGAGACGAGGTTCCGGAACCTCTGCGTGAGAATACAGCAACTTCGCTGCAACAGAGTGTGGATCTGCTGGAGAAATGGAACGGGTTTGGCGGAGGTCGCATTCAATATGCGTTCTGTCCACGCTTTGTTGTATCGTGTACCGAAGAATTGCTGATAGAGGTCCGCGACCTGTCCAATAAATATCATGTCAAAGTCCACACCCATGCCTCCGAGAATCGCGGAGAGATCGAACTGGTAGAACACGAACGCGGAATGCGTAACATCGTATACCTCGATCATATTGGTCTGGCTACCCCAAGATTGGTGCTGGCCCACTGTGTATGGCTGAGTGAGGAAGAGAAAGAGATCATCCGCAAGCGCGGAGTCAAAGTCACTCACTGTCCTGGATCGAATATGAAGCTTTCCTCCGGAGTAGCGGATATTCCGGATCTGCTGAATCGTCAGATCGCGGTTGGGATCGGGGCTGATGGTGCGGCGTGTAACAACAATCTGGATATGTTTCAGGAGATGCGCCTCACAGCGCTGATGCAGAAGATTCCTCATGGTCCAACGGTGATGGATGCCCGGACCGTATTGCGCATGGCTACCATGGGTGGTGCGGAGGTGCTCGGCTTGTCGAAGGAAATTGGCAGTCTCGAAGTGGGCAAAAAGGCAGATATGTTACTGCTGGATCTGGATGATTTTCACACGTACCCTTCTTATGAGACGGATGTCTATTCACGCGTGGTCTATTCCGCAACACGTAGTTGTGTGGACACCGTAATTATCGATGGCAGCATTGTACTAAAGAATCGCAAGATTCAGACAATTGATCGTGGTATTGTGCTGCGTGAGTCGGATAAAAGCATTGCGAGATTGATGAAGCGCATCTGA
- the ggt gene encoding gamma-glutamyltransferase: MLNQMPISREVMVTTPHYLASAVGSSILQQGGNAYDAAVAVSAALGVVYPHMTGLGGDAFFLIHDGASGEITAYNGSGRSAAGIHAETFKAMGMSAIPQRGVLSAITVPGMVDAWWEVWSRYGKLPWEQLLEPAAQYAEKGCPVSRNLRLWMERDEDFIMGHTPLRAVFAPLGTLLQEGELLIQPDLAASIRLIQTEGRDTFYTGELADRLTSAIREDGGMLAPADFAGHRGEWVKPVSTGYRGYEVYQMPPNSQGFSMLMMLNMLEHTDLSSVARTSPEFYHLMAEVVKKAFRDRDQYLTDPDFRDIPLEHLLSKDYGDQLWNEIQSAPPVAQPFLSKTIGQDTAYAAVVDSEGNAVSFIQSLYFDFGAAYVPGDTGVIMQNRGSFFSLDPRDANVLEPNKRSFHTLMPGLVTRDGKPYMLVGTQGGEGQPQTQLSVLTGVLDYGLNIQEAISLPRWVYGRTWGEEGDTMRVENRYHDDVCATLAQWGHNVEARAPWDGIMGQSQGIVIREDGMISGAADPRGDGIAIGW; the protein is encoded by the coding sequence ATGTTAAATCAGATGCCAATCTCCAGAGAGGTCATGGTTACTACTCCTCATTATCTGGCGAGTGCAGTGGGAAGCTCCATCCTCCAGCAGGGCGGGAATGCTTATGACGCTGCTGTTGCGGTCAGTGCAGCGCTGGGTGTGGTATATCCGCATATGACCGGACTTGGCGGGGATGCCTTCTTCCTGATTCATGATGGAGCCAGCGGTGAGATTACCGCCTATAACGGAAGTGGCCGCTCAGCCGCGGGCATTCATGCGGAAACGTTCAAAGCGATGGGTATGAGTGCTATTCCTCAGCGCGGTGTACTTAGTGCCATCACGGTTCCGGGAATGGTCGATGCCTGGTGGGAAGTTTGGTCCCGGTACGGTAAGTTACCGTGGGAGCAACTGCTTGAACCTGCTGCGCAGTATGCAGAAAAAGGATGCCCTGTATCCCGGAATCTCCGACTGTGGATGGAAAGGGATGAAGATTTCATCATGGGGCATACACCGCTGCGAGCGGTATTTGCGCCTTTGGGTACACTTTTGCAGGAAGGTGAGCTGCTGATCCAGCCTGATCTTGCTGCCTCCATTCGTCTGATTCAGACGGAAGGGCGAGATACTTTTTATACAGGAGAACTTGCGGATCGTCTGACTTCGGCTATTCGTGAGGATGGGGGCATGCTTGCACCAGCGGACTTTGCAGGGCATCGTGGAGAGTGGGTGAAACCGGTCAGTACGGGGTATCGTGGCTATGAAGTTTATCAGATGCCGCCAAACTCGCAGGGATTCTCGATGCTGATGATGTTAAATATGCTGGAGCATACGGATCTGTCCTCTGTAGCACGTACCTCACCGGAATTTTATCATCTGATGGCGGAAGTGGTAAAAAAGGCGTTTCGTGATCGTGACCAATATCTGACGGACCCGGATTTCAGAGACATTCCGCTGGAACATCTGTTATCCAAGGATTACGGAGACCAATTGTGGAATGAGATTCAGTCTGCTCCACCTGTGGCACAGCCGTTTTTGTCCAAAACGATAGGTCAGGACACGGCGTATGCAGCGGTTGTTGATAGCGAAGGCAATGCCGTTTCCTTCATTCAAAGCCTGTATTTTGACTTCGGTGCAGCCTATGTCCCAGGGGATACGGGGGTTATCATGCAGAACCGGGGGTCGTTTTTCTCCTTAGACCCGAGGGATGCCAACGTTCTGGAACCCAACAAACGCTCATTCCACACGCTCATGCCGGGCCTTGTTACACGAGATGGCAAACCATATATGCTCGTGGGTACACAGGGGGGAGAAGGCCAGCCGCAGACACAATTATCGGTACTTACCGGAGTGCTTGATTACGGGCTGAACATTCAGGAAGCAATCAGCTTGCCGCGTTGGGTGTACGGACGTACCTGGGGCGAAGAAGGCGATACGATGCGTGTGGAGAACCGATATCATGATGATGTATGTGCAACCCTTGCCCAGTGGGGACATAACGTTGAAGCGAGAGCACCTTGGGACGGTATTATGGGACAGTCGCAAGGCATTGTCATTCGTGAGGACGGCATGATTAGTGGCGCGGCAGACCCCAGAGGCGATGGTATAGCTATTGGATGGTAA
- a CDS encoding pyridoxal-phosphate-dependent aminotransferase family protein yields MSNYKELSPSLRTIMTPGPVEVDPRVLRALSFPILGQFDPEFTSLMNETMAMLRELYMTDSEWCYPVDGTSRSGIEAVLVSLIQPGDKVLVPIYGRFGHLLVEISERCGAEVVFFETEWGTVFDPEEVIKAIHAHKPSLVAMVHGETSTGQMQPLAEIGKACRDLDILLVVDAVATIGGTPVETDAWYLDAVMGGTQKCLSVPSGMAPLTYNSRVEQKLMSRKTVERGLRDATSARAEGRTIASNYFDLSQLQDYWSSARLNHHTEATSMLYGLHEGLRILLQEGLEARFQRHLVNERALVAGIQGMGLQLYGDMSSKLPVVTCITIPEGIDGESVRSMLLNDFSIEIASSFGPLKGQIWRIGTMGFSCQRKNVLHVLGALEAVLLRHRYVLPAGEAVQAALDVYAGKEGALC; encoded by the coding sequence ATGTCCAACTATAAAGAGTTATCTCCGTCCTTGCGGACCATTATGACCCCGGGCCCCGTTGAGGTTGATCCACGCGTACTCAGAGCATTATCCTTTCCGATCCTCGGGCAGTTTGACCCGGAGTTCACGTCCTTGATGAACGAGACGATGGCGATGCTGCGTGAGTTATATATGACAGATAGCGAGTGGTGTTATCCAGTCGATGGCACATCGCGTTCAGGCATTGAAGCTGTGTTGGTCAGTCTGATCCAGCCCGGTGACAAAGTTCTCGTCCCGATCTACGGACGATTCGGACATCTGCTGGTTGAAATCTCGGAACGCTGTGGTGCAGAGGTCGTTTTTTTTGAAACGGAATGGGGAACGGTATTTGATCCGGAAGAGGTGATCAAGGCGATCCATGCCCATAAACCGAGTCTGGTTGCGATGGTTCATGGTGAGACTTCCACCGGTCAGATGCAGCCCCTTGCCGAGATTGGCAAAGCCTGTCGCGACCTTGATATTTTACTCGTTGTGGATGCTGTAGCAACCATTGGCGGGACGCCGGTGGAGACGGATGCCTGGTATCTGGATGCGGTGATGGGCGGAACGCAGAAATGCCTGTCCGTTCCTTCAGGGATGGCACCTCTCACGTACAACAGTCGTGTGGAACAGAAGCTGATGAGCCGCAAAACCGTTGAACGCGGACTCCGAGACGCAACCAGTGCGCGGGCAGAAGGCCGCACCATTGCCAGCAATTATTTTGACCTGAGCCAATTGCAGGATTACTGGAGTTCGGCCAGGCTGAACCACCATACAGAAGCCACCTCCATGCTCTACGGTCTTCACGAAGGATTACGTATTCTGCTGCAAGAAGGATTGGAGGCCAGGTTCCAGAGACATCTGGTGAATGAACGTGCGTTGGTCGCTGGAATACAGGGAATGGGACTGCAACTGTACGGGGATATGTCCAGTAAACTTCCGGTGGTCACCTGTATTACTATTCCGGAAGGGATTGATGGTGAGTCGGTGCGCAGCATGTTGCTAAACGATTTCAGCATTGAGATTGCCAGTTCATTTGGCCCGTTGAAAGGGCAAATCTGGCGGATCGGTACCATGGGATTCAGCTGCCAACGCAAGAATGTACTTCATGTGCTGGGAGCGCTGGAAGCTGTTCTTCTCCGTCATCGTTACGTATTACCAGCCGGTGAAGCAGTGCAGGCGGCATTGGATGTGTATGCAGGGAAGGAGGGCGCTTTATGTTAA
- a CDS encoding Zn-dependent hydrolase produces MTESGVYRSSGTNNAQLPLLNVEQVELQAMLDWLSTYGADAQGGVTRLLYDSSWCEAQHALAAKMQEKGLSPEFDQSGNLYGTLKGEGEGSANGAEELPIVTGSHMDTVVYGGKYDGAYGVVGGVLALEYLQKHFGAPKRTLQVVSLCEEEGSRFPFAYWGSRSITGITSLQDVEHLKDQDGVTFAQAIRDAGFGPDSAYRPAAKKYGAFIELHIEQGQVLERLGHSIGVVSDIVGQKRFSITVSGEANHAGTTPMSWRKDALAGAAEMITAVRNVALEAGEPLVATVGRITADPGVGNVVAARAVFSLDIRHIRQESIDRCWQDMLQAFSRIAAEQQLGLDWEEHLSVTPIPMNAQMISDIQDTCEQEQLSYWLMPSGAGHDSQIFQPACPTAMIFVPSQDGISHNPLEYTAEADLLHGFRVLVRLLYKYGYGS; encoded by the coding sequence ATGACGGAGTCTGGAGTATACCGGTCATCCGGTACCAATAACGCACAGCTTCCTTTGCTAAATGTGGAACAGGTGGAGCTGCAAGCCATGCTTGACTGGCTGTCGACATATGGTGCGGATGCACAGGGCGGCGTCACACGACTGTTGTATGACTCGTCTTGGTGTGAAGCACAGCATGCCCTCGCAGCCAAGATGCAGGAGAAAGGACTTTCTCCCGAATTCGACCAGTCCGGTAATCTGTATGGCACACTGAAGGGCGAGGGTGAGGGATCAGCGAATGGTGCTGAAGAATTACCGATCGTGACCGGATCACATATGGATACTGTGGTGTATGGTGGCAAATATGATGGTGCTTACGGTGTGGTGGGGGGTGTCCTTGCTTTGGAGTATTTGCAGAAGCATTTTGGAGCACCGAAGCGCACACTTCAAGTGGTATCGTTATGCGAAGAAGAGGGAAGTCGATTCCCTTTTGCATATTGGGGTTCACGCAGTATAACAGGAATAACGTCTCTGCAAGATGTAGAGCATCTGAAGGATCAAGACGGCGTTACCTTTGCACAAGCGATCCGCGATGCGGGCTTTGGACCCGATAGTGCATATAGACCGGCCGCAAAAAAATATGGTGCCTTTATTGAGCTTCACATTGAGCAAGGTCAGGTTCTGGAACGTCTCGGACATTCGATTGGCGTTGTATCCGATATTGTAGGTCAGAAGCGTTTCAGTATCACCGTCAGCGGAGAAGCAAATCACGCCGGAACAACGCCAATGTCCTGGCGCAAAGATGCACTTGCTGGAGCAGCTGAGATGATTACTGCCGTAAGGAATGTCGCATTGGAAGCAGGAGAACCGCTGGTAGCCACGGTTGGGCGAATCACAGCCGATCCGGGTGTTGGGAATGTGGTTGCAGCACGGGCGGTGTTTTCACTGGATATCCGCCATATCCGGCAGGAGAGTATTGATCGCTGCTGGCAGGATATGCTCCAGGCATTTAGTCGTATCGCAGCCGAGCAGCAGCTCGGATTGGATTGGGAAGAGCATCTATCCGTCACACCCATTCCCATGAACGCGCAGATGATCTCAGACATCCAAGATACCTGTGAGCAGGAGCAGTTGTCCTATTGGCTAATGCCAAGTGGTGCGGGACATGATTCGCAGATTTTTCAGCCAGCTTGTCCGACAGCCATGATTTTTGTGCCGAGTCAGGACGGTATCAGTCATAATCCACTTGAATATACAGCTGAAGCTGACCTGCTGCACGGTTTTCGGGTTCTGGTCCGGCTACTCTATAAATACGGTTACGGGAGTTGA